One Tolypothrix bouteillei VB521301 DNA window includes the following coding sequences:
- a CDS encoding amino acid ABC transporter ATP-binding protein, producing the protein MTNQEIIIAEDVQKWYGKFHVLRGVSLTVNRGEVVVLMGPSGSGKSTFIRTFNALEEYQQGRIEIDGIALTNDLRNIEAIRQEVGMVFQQFNLFPHLTVLQNITLAPIWVRKWSKVKAEEVAMQLLERVGILEQAQKYPGQLSGGQQQRVAIARSLAMQPKIMLFDEPTSALDPEMVREVLDVIKTLAADGMTMVVVTHEVGFAREVADRVVLMDGGLVVEEATPDAFFQNPQHDRTRKFLSQIL; encoded by the coding sequence ATGACAAACCAAGAAATTATTATTGCCGAAGATGTTCAAAAGTGGTATGGAAAGTTCCACGTTTTACGAGGCGTCAGCCTAACAGTAAATCGGGGAGAGGTTGTTGTACTGATGGGACCTTCGGGTTCAGGTAAGTCAACTTTTATTCGTACCTTTAATGCTTTAGAAGAATACCAGCAGGGACGAATTGAAATTGATGGTATTGCTCTCACAAATGATTTGCGAAATATTGAAGCAATTCGTCAAGAAGTAGGCATGGTGTTTCAACAATTCAATTTGTTTCCTCACCTAACAGTCTTGCAAAATATTACTTTGGCACCAATATGGGTACGGAAATGGTCAAAGGTTAAAGCTGAAGAAGTCGCTATGCAGTTATTAGAACGAGTGGGGATTTTGGAACAAGCACAAAAGTATCCAGGGCAATTATCTGGAGGACAGCAACAAAGGGTTGCGATTGCTAGATCTCTAGCCATGCAACCCAAGATTATGCTTTTTGATGAGCCTACTTCAGCATTAGATCCAGAGATGGTGCGAGAAGTTTTGGACGTTATCAAAACTCTTGCTGCTGATGGTATGACTATGGTTGTTGTTACCCATGAAGTGGGTTTTGCACGTGAAGTTGCTGACCGAGTGGTTTTAATGGATGGTGGTTTAGTTGTTGAGGAAGCAACTCCAGATGCATTTTTTCAAAACCCCCAGCACGATCGCACTCGCAAGTTTCTATCCCAAATTCTTTAA
- a CDS encoding amino acid ABC transporter substrate-binding protein has protein sequence MRNWRLLLLATLPLVLSLNACAGASGGNSASRLETIKNRGKLICGVSGGLPGFSYVKPNGEYAGIDVDVCRAIAAALFDDPKKVEFRNLNTKERFTALQTGEVDILSRNTTWTISRDTSVGLEFAPVVFYDGQGIMVKKSSNVKKLEELKGKSICTQTGTTNEQNLSDQMRQRGVNYKPLVFEDVNTAFAAYEQGRCEAVTADRSGLVSRRAIMKNPNDHVVLDIVMSKEPLAPAVVNGDSKWSDVVKWTVFALINAEELGVNSQNVSQLATSTNPEVKRLLGTEGDLGKGAGLTNDFVTRIVKHVGNYGEVYERNLGKNSELKLDRGPNKLWNQGGILYAPPFR, from the coding sequence ATGCGTAATTGGCGGTTATTACTATTAGCTACCTTACCCCTAGTTCTATCACTTAATGCCTGTGCTGGAGCATCAGGAGGAAATAGTGCAAGCCGATTAGAGACAATTAAAAATCGTGGAAAGTTGATATGTGGTGTTAGTGGAGGATTACCGGGTTTTAGTTATGTCAAACCTAATGGCGAATATGCTGGAATAGATGTAGATGTATGTCGTGCGATCGCCGCCGCACTTTTTGACGATCCAAAAAAAGTAGAGTTCCGCAACTTAAACACCAAAGAACGCTTTACCGCTTTACAAACTGGTGAAGTAGATATCCTCAGCCGCAACACAACATGGACAATTAGCCGAGATACCTCTGTTGGGTTGGAATTCGCACCCGTTGTTTTTTACGACGGTCAAGGAATCATGGTGAAAAAAAGTAGTAACGTTAAAAAACTAGAAGAACTCAAAGGAAAATCTATCTGCACTCAAACAGGAACGACCAACGAACAGAACCTATCCGATCAAATGCGTCAGAGAGGCGTTAACTATAAGCCTCTTGTCTTTGAAGACGTTAACACAGCCTTTGCTGCTTATGAGCAAGGTCGTTGCGAAGCTGTGACTGCGGATCGTTCTGGGTTGGTTTCTCGCCGCGCTATTATGAAAAACCCAAACGACCACGTTGTTTTAGATATCGTTATGTCTAAAGAACCCTTAGCACCGGCTGTTGTGAATGGGGATTCCAAGTGGTCTGATGTTGTGAAATGGACTGTATTTGCTTTAATTAATGCGGAGGAGTTAGGAGTTAATTCTCAAAATGTTAGCCAACTAGCGACTAGCACCAACCCAGAAGTAAAGCGTTTGCTAGGTACAGAAGGCGATCTTGGTAAAGGGGCTGGTTTAACAAATGATTTTGTGACACGTATTGTTAAGCATGTAGGTAACTATGGAGAAGTTTACGAGCGTAATTTAGGCAAGAATTCTGAATTAAAATTAGATAGAGGTCCAAACAAACTTTGGAACCAAGGCGGTATTCTCTATGCACCTCCATTTCGTTAA
- a CDS encoding flavin reductase family protein, with the protein MIIDPSQIDPRTGYQLLIGSVVPRPIAWVSTVARDGTYNLAPFSFFMGVTANPPTLAISCGHRRGVGKKDTLVNAESSGELVINVVVEEVEQQMNISSAEFPPEVDEFKEAGLTPIPSVKVRPPRVAESPINIECQLKQVVYVGNEGSQSGLIIAEALLWHIRDDLLTPQNTIDVSKLHAIGRLSGNWYSHTRDLYEIARPTDRSSNIQSGSS; encoded by the coding sequence ATGATTATAGACCCATCTCAAATCGATCCAAGAACAGGTTATCAATTACTTATTGGCTCAGTTGTTCCCCGACCGATCGCGTGGGTTTCTACTGTTGCTAGAGATGGTACATACAACCTTGCGCCTTTCAGTTTCTTCATGGGCGTAACAGCCAATCCACCAACTTTGGCTATTTCTTGCGGTCACCGACGTGGTGTGGGAAAAAAGGACACATTGGTCAATGCAGAGTCGTCTGGGGAATTGGTGATTAATGTCGTTGTTGAAGAAGTAGAGCAACAAATGAACATTTCCAGTGCGGAATTTCCACCAGAGGTAGATGAGTTCAAAGAGGCGGGGCTCACACCAATTCCCTCAGTAAAGGTGCGTCCGCCCCGAGTCGCTGAGTCACCCATTAATATAGAGTGTCAGCTCAAGCAAGTGGTATACGTTGGAAACGAAGGCAGTCAGTCTGGTTTAATTATTGCTGAAGCACTCCTGTGGCACATTCGTGACGATCTACTAACTCCGCAAAACACAATAGATGTGTCTAAACTACACGCAATTGGACGTTTGTCGGGAAACTGGTACAGTCATACTCGAGATTTGTATGAAATTGCTCGTCCAACCGATCGGTCTTCTAATATTCAATCGGGTAGCAGTTGA
- a CDS encoding amino acid ABC transporter permease, whose translation MTPFWRDKRFWPIAGQLVAVFTIAIVVAILWHNLTYNLQRLGIQLGFDFLQSQASFDIGETPISYQPSDSYSRALLVGLLNSLRVVIIGIIAATIVGITVGVGRLSDNWLVRKLALVYVEILRNTPLLLQLFFWYFAVFLSLPKTETQISLFGLLNISNQGIALPFGIHFSPELSALILGLTLYSAAFIAEIVRAGILSVPKGQWEAARSLGLKPSLVMRLVIFPQALRLIIPPLTSQYLNIAKNSSLAIAIGYADIYFVASTTFNQTGRAVEVMLLIMVTYLTMSLIISLIMNFFNRKVQLKER comes from the coding sequence ATGACTCCATTTTGGCGCGATAAACGATTTTGGCCCATTGCCGGTCAGTTAGTAGCCGTATTCACAATTGCCATTGTAGTTGCAATACTTTGGCACAATTTGACTTACAACTTACAAAGGTTGGGCATTCAATTAGGGTTTGATTTCTTACAGTCACAAGCTTCTTTTGATATTGGTGAAACTCCAATTTCTTACCAGCCTTCTGACTCCTACAGTCGTGCTCTACTGGTTGGATTGCTAAATTCTTTACGAGTTGTCATTATTGGTATTATTGCAGCAACAATTGTAGGTATAACCGTAGGGGTAGGAAGGCTATCAGATAATTGGTTGGTACGAAAGCTAGCTCTTGTCTATGTAGAAATTTTACGCAACACTCCCCTACTTTTACAATTGTTCTTCTGGTATTTTGCTGTTTTTCTCAGCTTGCCAAAAACTGAAACTCAAATTTCTTTGTTTGGTTTGCTAAACATCAGCAACCAAGGGATCGCACTACCTTTTGGAATACATTTTTCTCCAGAATTATCCGCTTTGATTTTGGGATTAACACTTTATTCTGCTGCGTTTATAGCAGAAATTGTCAGAGCCGGAATTCTCTCGGTACCAAAAGGACAATGGGAAGCAGCAAGATCGTTGGGTTTAAAACCGAGCTTGGTTATGCGGTTGGTAATTTTTCCTCAAGCTTTGCGGCTGATTATACCACCACTGACAAGTCAGTACTTAAATATAGCCAAAAACTCTAGTTTGGCGATCGCAATTGGCTACGCGGATATTTACTTTGTTGCTTCTACAACTTTTAACCAAACAGGTAGAGCAGTGGAAGTTATGCTTTTAATCATGGTAACTTATCTCACAATGAGCCTCATTATTTCCCTGATAATGAATTTCTTTAACCGTAAGGTGCAATTGAAGGAGCGATGA
- a CDS encoding amino acid ABC transporter permease, with the protein MSLLKNQNPTIWQWLRKNLFNNWYNSILTVVCLWFLVWIIKSILRWVFTQAKWAVIQANFSLFFVGRFPQELYWRLWLALVIILGLAGVSWGAIAKRFPSRFNTWLPLGWAVSFPIILCLIGGGLGLQPVESGLWNGLLLTLLTAAVSIVISFPLGILLALGRQSQLFFVRWFSILYIELIRGLPLIGILFLAQVMIPLFLPPEIRLDRVLRGMAGLTLFSAAYLAENVRGGLQSIPRGQFEAARSLGLNTPLTMLLIVLPQALRAVIPALVGQFIGLFKDTSLLAIVGLLELTGIARSILAQPQFLDRYAEVYLFIGVIYWIFCYSMSLASRRLEHR; encoded by the coding sequence ATGAGCCTTTTAAAAAACCAAAATCCAACAATCTGGCAATGGCTGCGAAAGAATTTGTTCAACAACTGGTACAACAGTATTCTAACTGTTGTTTGCCTGTGGTTTCTTGTATGGATAATCAAAAGTATCTTGAGGTGGGTATTCACTCAAGCAAAATGGGCGGTTATACAAGCTAATTTCTCTCTATTTTTTGTTGGTCGTTTTCCTCAAGAACTCTATTGGCGACTTTGGCTGGCGTTGGTGATTATTCTCGGTCTGGCTGGTGTATCTTGGGGAGCGATCGCAAAACGGTTTCCTAGCAGGTTTAATACGTGGTTACCTCTTGGGTGGGCTGTGTCTTTCCCAATAATTCTGTGCTTAATTGGGGGCGGTTTGGGACTGCAGCCTGTAGAAAGCGGTTTGTGGAATGGTTTGCTGCTGACTTTACTTACGGCAGCTGTCAGCATAGTTATATCTTTTCCCTTAGGGATATTATTAGCGTTAGGGCGTCAAAGTCAGCTATTTTTCGTGCGTTGGTTTAGCATTCTATATATTGAACTTATTCGAGGATTACCACTGATTGGAATTTTGTTCCTAGCTCAAGTGATGATACCCTTATTTCTACCTCCAGAAATTCGTTTAGATAGAGTGCTGCGCGGAATGGCTGGCTTAACCTTGTTTAGTGCTGCTTATCTAGCAGAAAATGTACGGGGTGGGCTTCAATCAATTCCACGCGGACAATTTGAAGCAGCGAGATCGTTAGGGTTAAATACTCCATTAACTATGTTACTGATAGTTCTCCCTCAAGCACTGCGTGCTGTTATTCCAGCCCTTGTTGGACAATTCATTGGTTTATTTAAAGATACTTCCCTGTTAGCAATTGTTGGATTATTAGAATTAACAGGGATTGCTCGTTCTATTCTCGCTCAACCCCAGTTCCTCGATCGCTATGCAGAAGTTTATTTGTTTATTGGAGTTATCTACTGGATTTTTTGTTATTCCATGTCCTTAGCTTCCCGGCGCTTGGAACATCGGTAA